DNA from Thiomicrorhabdus sp. Kp2:
GTCAAAATTTTTGATTCTCCCTTAATTGCTTTGAAAGCCTATGATGAATTTCCACCATCGGCTGTGATCAGTGATGTCAGAATGCCTGATATGGATGGGTTAACATTCATGGAAGCACTGCATGAATTGGATAAGCAAATTCCCGTTATTATTATGACAGCGCATGCAGACTTAGACACCGCTGTTAAGTCGTTCCAGAGTCGTGCATTTGAATACCTACCAAAACCGTTTGATATTGATGAGGTTTCGGTTTTAGTTGATAGAGCGGTAAAACGTTTTCAATCGGGCGGTGTTAAGCGAGTTAAACGAAGCCCTAAAGCTGAAAAACAGCCGTTAAATATCATTGGTGCAGCCCCTGCAATGCAGGAGGTGTTTCGTGTTTTAGGGCGAGTTTCACAGTTGGATGTAACGGTTTTAATTAATGGTGAAACAGGTACGGGTAAGGAGTTGGTTGCCCAAGCCTTACATGAATTAAGTCCACGCTCAGAAGGGCCTTTTGTTGCCCTCAATACGGCTGCAATCCCAAGAGAGTTATTGGAGTCTGAGCTGTTCGGGCATGAGAAAGGTTCTTTTACAGGAGCACATTCGCAACGAGTCGGGCGTTTTGAACAGGCGGACGGCGGTACACTCTTTTTAGATGAAATTGGAGATATGCCTGTTGATTTACAAACACGATTGTTGCGTGTTTTGAATGATGGAAGTTTCTATCGAGTAGGGGGTAAAAGTGCAATTAAAACCAATGTTCGTATTGTAGCGGCAACCCACCAAAATATGGAACAGCTTGTTCGTGAAGGTAAGTTCCGAGAAGATTTGCTTTACCGTTTAAATATCATCCGAATTAAAGTCCCTGCTTTACGTGAAAGGTCTGAGGATGTGCCTTTATTACTGCGTTTCTATTTAGAAAAAGAAGCGCGTGGTCTCGGTTTAGAGGAAAAGATATTAAGTAAAGAAGTAACAAAGTTTTTATCAGGCCTACCTTGGCCAGGTAATGTTAGACAGCTGAGAAGTCTATGCACATGGTTAACAATTATGGCGCCTGAT
Protein-coding regions in this window:
- the ntrC gene encoding nitrogen regulation protein NR(I), with amino-acid sequence MSFDQKANANGDIIEPIVWVVDDDASIRWVLEAALEDRPYIVKIFDSPLIALKAYDEFPPSAVISDVRMPDMDGLTFMEALHELDKQIPVIIMTAHADLDTAVKSFQSRAFEYLPKPFDIDEVSVLVDRAVKRFQSGGVKRVKRSPKAEKQPLNIIGAAPAMQEVFRVLGRVSQLDVTVLINGETGTGKELVAQALHELSPRSEGPFVALNTAAIPRELLESELFGHEKGSFTGAHSQRVGRFEQADGGTLFLDEIGDMPVDLQTRLLRVLNDGSFYRVGGKSAIKTNVRIVAATHQNMEQLVREGKFREDLLYRLNIIRIKVPALRERSEDVPLLLRFYLEKEARGLGLEEKILSKEVTKFLSGLPWPGNVRQLRSLCTWLTIMAPDKTVYMDDMPLELQHPAQDDDDDTAGDNWEKPLRRWSEAFLKSGREGLHTSAEQIFEKVLIEVAMKASGNHRQKAAVLLGWGRNTLTRKTQALGLDE